A window of bacterium genomic DNA:
GGAGACGCTCCCCGCCGACCCCTACTCGGTCAACATCTGGGTAGTCGGCCTGGCCGAGTCCCTCTATGTCCACGCCGGCACCAATCGCAGCACGTGGGTGGAGAACATGGAGGCGGATCCCAATGTCCGCCTCCGGGCGAACGAGTCGATCTACGAACTCGTCGCGTCCCGGGTAGAAGCCCAGGAAGAGTTCGACCGCTTCAGCGATGCCTATAAGCAGAAGTATGGGCTTCGCCCTCGCAACGAGAACGTCACCGAGGCCTATCTGTTCCGGCTGAAAGCACGCTGACGAGCTAGACCTCCGTCCGAATCCACGGCTTCCGATGACCGGAGCAGGCTCCCTCCCACGCCTCGAGAGAAGGACTCACGCCGATGACCGACTACCATCTTCTGATCGACGGCAAACTCGTCGCTGGTAACGCGACCCTGGACGTCGTCAATCCTGCCACCGAAGAACTCGCCGGCACGTGCTCCCGCGCCTCCGAGGGGCAGTTGAACGCCGCTGTCGATGCGGCGTCGGCTGCTCAGCCGGGCTGGGCGGCCACCCCGATCGGGG
This region includes:
- a CDS encoding nitroreductase family deazaflavin-dependent oxidoreductase, translated to MLRKVVFALPFLLIASVAGCSGPLVLLPGGAIEGPTATIPDDWSVTDEIDTVQLETLPADPYSVNIWVVGLAESLYVHAGTNRSTWVENMEADPNVRLRANESIYELVASRVEAQEEFDRFSDAYKQKYGLRPRNENVTEAYLFRLKAR